ACATGGTCACCGTACATGGTGTCGCAGGTTCATCCATTGTCGATGGTTTCAAATCAGGTTTGAAAGAGTATGGTTcaggtttattattattggctCAAATGTCATCAAAAGGTTCTTTGTGTGTTGGTGATTATACAACTCAAATGATTGAAATGgcaaataataacaaagaGGAGGTTATGGGTTTAATTTGTCAAGAACGATTACCATCAATGACTGATGGTTTGGTTTTAATGACTCCAGGTGTTCAATTCAATTCAACTGGTGATGCTATGGGTCAACAATATAATACTCCAGAATATATCATTAAAGAAAAGAATACTGATGTTATCATTGTTGGTAGAGGTATTTATCAAAGTAATGATCCAAAATCTGTTGCAAATAAATATAGAACTGCTGCTTGGGAAACTTAtcaatcaaaattttaaattaaaaaaataaataaataaataaataaataaaaataaaacaaaattaaaaaaaaaaaatctctggaaaaaaaaaaaaaaaaaatctctggaaaaaaaaaaaaaaaaaccagtCGAATGACTTTCagaccaaaaaaaaaacctttttttgatatttttttttttttaaaaaaatgtattCGAAACTGGTTGCATAATGATGACAAAaatgtcttttttttttttttttttttttttaacaaataactttttttttattttatattatttttttttttttttttttttttttttttttttttttttttttttttttttttcttcatatCTTATCTTactttcattcttttttttttttttttttttatcattttcaaattttaattttcgaataattttttcaaattcatatattaaattcaaataattcgaGTCTTTATCTACCAGccggaaaaaaaaaaaaataaaaaataaaaaataaaaaataaaaaataaaaaaaaaaaaataaaaataaaaaaaataaaaataaaaataaaaaacacattaaagtttttttattgatttcacAAACCCGCGCCTCAAGtgtttcatcattaaatttttatttttatttttatttttttcaaattcaaaaaaaaataaaaaaataaaaaataaaaaaaataaaaaataaaaaaaataaaaaaaaagttttttgtgaaaaaaaaaaaaaaaaaaaaaaataaaataaaaaaacaaaaaggtTAATCATCTTAATGTGTCATTTagtgaaaatataaaaaaccaaattatagaatgaaaaaaattaatataataacatcatctttattattattaattttaattacattttcatcattaattaaatcagaTGAAACAACAACAGTGGAGAGTGAAAGAGATgaatcaacaaaaaaaaaaacagaatcATTAGATCAAATTCCTATAGGGTTAAATGGTTTAAATGATACATTATACTGGGGTACCTATAGACCTCATACTTATTTTGGTATGAAATCAAGATCAACTTTACCAATTAATACAGGTTTAATTTGGTCAACACCAAATATTGGAATGGGAACctataataaatttcattataaaGTAGTTCAAGGTGGTGATAATGGTATCAAAAGTTATACATGGACAAAACATGATGGTAAAAACTTTGGTTCTCAAGAAATTATTGATGTTCAAggtcatttaaatttaacaacttcatttattaaaaattctggtcaaaaaggtaaaaaaaaaaaaaaaaaaatatttccaattttatttttttaattttcaaaataatccaattccaatactaataatataacaatttctatataatttttaaaaggtgGTGATTGGTCAGTTAGAATTAGTggtaaatcaaattatacaaataaaGGAGGAGTACCATTGGTctcattaatttattatatacatGATGAAAGtttaaagaaatcatcaGAAAATggattaaatattaatatagcagataataataataataataataataataataataataataataataataataataataataataataataataataataataataataatatacatataaaaGGTGAACATCCAGAAATTGGAAAATACACTTTACAttttaaagatataaaatcatcaaatgataatgatgataataataataataattgtttagaaGAAATGAGAAAAGAAGAATATAATTTAGTAGATAGTCAAAAAGATTTATGTGATTGGAGATTCTATGGTTCATCAAActatgatttaaattcaaattggaatgtttttaataatatttttgacCAAGATTTTAATCAACACAATGAAGCTGTCTTCCGTACTTGGCATACTCAAAgatttaaacattttattcCAACTTTACCAAATAAACTTAAACAAAATTCAAATGTTATTGCAGTTCAAAGAGTTTTAACTGTACCATTTAATGTAAagtattatatatatatatatatatatatatatagatatatataaatatatgtactaatttttattttttatttttatatagattgaaatttcatttatttcacATGAATTtcataatgaaaaagaattatcagaagaaaaagttgaagaaattgttaaatcaattttaacaggttcagaatttgataaaacatattcaaaatttgaaaaacaatttgatgataaatttaataagaaATTCCTtggtgaaaaattaaaaaaacataaaccAGAAATTTATAAAGTATCAAAAGAGTCACTAAGTAATTTATTAGGTGGTTTCGGTTATTGGTATGGTAGTGGTATTACAaagaaatctttaaaatctgataaaattattaaatctaaaCCAGTTGTaagtttaatatttattataaattaatcaatatatattaatatattaatatattaattatttttattattttaaaaaaacaaaataaaattaaaaaaaaggcaTTATTTTCAGCAACACCATCAAGACCAGCATTTCCAAGAGGATTTTTATGGGATGAAGGatttcaacaattattagCATCAACATTTGATGTTGAATTaacaattgaatcattatcaCATTGGTTAAATATTATGGATGAAAATGGTTGGATACCAAGAGAACAAATTCTTGGACTTGAAGCAGCATCAATGGTACCAGAGGAATTTAGATTACAATTACCAAATATTGCAAATCCACCATCAATCATATTagcaattaataaattattagagATTTCACAAGCATATAAAGAGAGAAcaacaactaataataataataataataatgttgatagtaataattttaaaattaatatgattAGAGATCTTTCagttattattgaaaataataaagagtATGATTCAATTCAAAGATTTTTACATTCAGCATTACCAAGAATTGAAagattttatcaatattattggAATACTCAATCATCAggtttaattgaaaattcattcCGTTGGAGAGGTAGAAAGGTTAATCATACATTGGCATCTGGATTAGATGATTATCCAAGAGCATTGGAACCATCGACTTCAGAGATACATGTGGATTTAAATAGTTGGGTTGCTTTCTTTgcaaaatcattatcaactcTTACAAAATATTTAGGTGGTAGTGATAATAAGAATCAAGAGAAATCTGAACTTTATTTCAAACAATTTACATTGATTCGATCAAATATTGAGCAAATGCATTGGGATGAGGAAGAGAATCTTTTCCATGACATTTTAATTCACAAGAATGGTAGTAAACAGTTTATTAGAACTTATGGTTACATGAATTATTTCCCAATGTTATTGGGTGTGTTGGATGTTGATTCTGCAAAACTTTCACCACTCTTAACCACTCTCAAAGATGTTAATGGAATTTGGTCAAGATGGGGTATTCGTTCAATGTCTTTAAAGGATAAGAATTTCGGTACTCATGAAAACTATTGGAAAGGTCCAATTTGgatcaatatcaattatCTCTTTGTTCATTCTATGAATAAATTCTATACAAAAACTCCTTCAATCAATGAATGTTATCAAACACTCAGATTCAATCTCATCAATAACATTGGTAATATTTACTCTGAAACTGGTAATATCTATGAACAATATGATCCAATAACTGGTTTAGGTACAAGAAATCGTCCATTTAATGGTTGGACTGCTTtagtttctttaatttcttctgaacaatattaaaaaaaaaaaaaaaattttaaaaaaaataaaaataaaaaaaagaaaaaaaaataaaaaataaaaatagtaataataaaaaaaaaaataaataaataaaatatatatatttaattaatttttattttctttgttttttttttaccatatTCCATTATTGAATagattgataaattttt
This region of Dictyostelium discoideum AX4 chromosome 3 chromosome, whole genome shotgun sequence genomic DNA includes:
- a CDS encoding glycoside hydrolase family 63 protein, coding for MKKINIITSSLLLLILITFSSLIKSDETTTVESERDESTKKKTESLDQIPIGLNGLNDTLYWGTYRPHTYFGMKSRSTLPINTGLIWSTPNIGMGTYNKFHYKVVQGGDNGIKSYTWTKHDGKNFGSQEIIDVQGHLNLTTSFIKNSGQKGGDWSVRISGKSNYTNKGGVPLVSLIYYIHDESLKKSSENGLNINIADNNNNNNNNNNNNNNNNNNNNNNNNNNNNNIHIKGEHPEIGKYTLHFKDIKSSNDNDDNNNNNCLEEMRKEEYNLVDSQKDLCDWRFYGSSNYDLNSNWNVFNNIFDQDFNQHNEAVFRTWHTQRFKHFIPTLPNKLKQNSNVIAVQRVLTVPFNIEISFISHEFHNEKELSEEKVEEIVKSILTGSEFDKTYSKFEKQFDDKFNKKFLGEKLKKHKPEIYKVSKESLSNLLGGFGYWYGSGITKKSLKSDKIIKSKPVALFSATPSRPAFPRGFLWDEGFQQLLASTFDVELTIESLSHWLNIMDENGWIPREQILGLEAASMVPEEFRLQLPNIANPPSIILAINKLLEISQAYKERTTTNNNNNNNVDSNNFKINMIRDLSVIIENNKEYDSIQRFLHSALPRIERFYQYYWNTQSSGLIENSFRWRGRKVNHTLASGLDDYPRALEPSTSEIHVDLNSWVAFFAKSLSTLTKYLGGSDNKNQEKSELYFKQFTLIRSNIEQMHWDEEENLFHDILIHKNGSKQFIRTYGYMNYFPMLLGVLDVDSAKLSPLLTTLKDVNGIWSRWGIRSMSLKDKNFGTHENYWKGPIWININYLFVHSMNKFYTKTPSINECYQTLRFNLINNIGNIYSETGNIYEQYDPITGLGTRNRPFNGWTALVSLISSEQY